A genomic window from Methanobrevibacter gottschalkii DSM 11977 includes:
- a CDS encoding transcriptional regulator FilR1 domain-containing protein, whose amino-acid sequence MINLENNENYLKSYDLISEEVKYLTNSIIRLKILATLFKCPLNMKDINGITSLSYSSISSNLHNLELKGHVYREHNKYFLSNSTKLEVEQVLKLGNLINLLNDFFNILDKHLVDMIPNQSVAELYLLGNACLMESDGVDVYRIYKYIEDALNAAEEVKCVLPFYYETFNDKLNDLVKNDKKVEAMVPLSLFEVFDEKSEIGKLSFFSNDKTFLLIITHELMILGLFKEDGYFDQNRLLTSKNSDSIKWANNLYENFKIKNK is encoded by the coding sequence GTGATTAATTTGGAAAATAATGAAAACTATTTAAAAAGCTATGATTTGATTTCAGAAGAAGTAAAATATCTTACTAATTCAATAATTAGATTAAAAATATTGGCAACATTATTTAAGTGTCCTTTAAATATGAAAGATATAAACGGCATCACTTCCCTAAGTTACAGTTCAATATCCAGCAATCTGCATAATTTAGAGTTGAAAGGTCATGTTTACAGAGAACACAATAAGTATTTTTTATCAAACTCTACTAAATTGGAAGTGGAGCAAGTTTTAAAGTTAGGTAACTTAATAAATCTATTAAATGATTTCTTTAATATTTTGGATAAACATCTTGTTGACATGATTCCTAATCAGTCAGTTGCTGAATTATACTTGCTTGGCAATGCATGTCTTATGGAATCCGATGGTGTTGATGTATATAGGATTTATAAATATATTGAAGATGCACTAAATGCTGCAGAAGAAGTTAAATGTGTTTTGCCTTTTTACTATGAAACATTCAATGATAAACTAAATGATTTGGTTAAAAATGACAAAAAAGTTGAGGCAATGGTTCCACTTAGTCTTTTTGAGGTCTTTGATGAAAAATCGGAAATTGGAAAGTTATCTTTTTTCAGTAATGATAAAACCTTTTTGTTGATTATTACTCATGAATTAATGATTTTAGGTCTTTTTAAAGAAGATGGTTATTTTGATCAAAATAGATTATTGACTTCTAAAAATAGTGATTCAATAAAATGGGCTAACAATCTGTATGAAAATTTTAAAATTAAAAATAAATGA
- a CDS encoding helix-turn-helix domain-containing protein, giving the protein MEKFNNKIEKHLELSEIADMLKEYKKYYNVYKHLLVIHMVANGESINKASKNINISRKTGERWVKQYNENGVDGFFLDYSNCGRKSYLTDQQLEELKEIITGN; this is encoded by the coding sequence ATGGAAAAATTCAATAATAAAATTGAGAAACATTTGGAGCTTTCTGAAATTGCAGATATGTTGAAAGAGTACAAGAAATATTACAATGTTTATAAACATCTTTTAGTAATTCACATGGTTGCAAACGGTGAAAGTATTAATAAAGCCTCAAAAAACATTAACATATCCAGAAAAACTGGCGAACGATGGGTCAAACAATATAATGAAAATGGTGTTGATGGATTCTTTTTAGATTATTCAAATTGCGGCCGAAAATCATACCTAACTGACCAACAACTAGAAGAATTAAAAGAAATCATTACAGGAAATTAA